One region of Peribacillus simplex genomic DNA includes:
- the yppF gene encoding YppF family protein, whose translation MNIEVLILHYIQEKRQKPNHANELLDYIQKEYVNGKLSIFQYRSLCQELYLRGAKQTSSG comes from the coding sequence GTGAATATTGAAGTTTTAATACTCCATTATATTCAGGAAAAACGTCAAAAGCCCAATCATGCCAATGAATTATTGGATTATATTCAGAAGGAATATGTAAACGGGAAGCTGTCAATCTTTCAATATAGGAGTCTCTGTCAGGAATTATATCTTCGAGGAGCAAAACAAACATCTTCTGGATGA